Proteins encoded in a region of the Haloglomus salinum genome:
- a CDS encoding ferritin-like domain-containing protein, which yields MSDDEVTRLLQKAYQDEIETVMNYLSNSIVLDGVRAEEIKESLELDIDEELQHARMLGERLKQLDENVPGSEAFVANQDSLQPPEDTTDVLGVIDGVIEAEEDAIATYRDLVDAAEAADDPVTEDLAVTLLADEEAHRTEFRGFRKEYAQD from the coding sequence ATGAGCGACGACGAGGTAACTCGGCTGCTACAGAAGGCGTACCAGGACGAGATCGAGACCGTGATGAACTACCTGTCGAACAGCATCGTCCTCGACGGCGTCCGGGCCGAGGAGATCAAGGAGTCCCTCGAACTCGATATCGACGAGGAGCTCCAGCACGCCCGGATGCTGGGCGAGCGACTGAAACAGCTCGACGAGAACGTCCCCGGCAGCGAGGCGTTCGTCGCCAACCAGGACTCGCTCCAGCCGCCCGAGGACACCACCGACGTCCTCGGTGTCATCGACGGCGTCATCGAGGCCGAGGAGGACGCCATCGCGACGTATCGCGACCTCGTCGACGCTGCCGAGGCCGCCGACGACCCCGTCACCGAGGACCTCGCCGTGACCCTGCTGGCGGACGAGGAGGCCCATCGCACGGAGTTCCGCGGCTTCCGCAAGGAGTACGCTCAGGACTGA
- a CDS encoding DUF5779 family protein codes for MSDENESTGGPLSDLDLQAAEGEMDDPTPKAFDRVELGVLDGSEDPEEWIAAIQDGAVLVLDVEGDLNELAAGFARDVRELGGELMHFRGFLVVSPPDVEIDTDRL; via the coding sequence ATGAGCGACGAGAACGAGTCGACGGGCGGGCCACTGAGCGACCTCGACCTGCAGGCCGCCGAGGGGGAGATGGACGACCCGACCCCGAAGGCGTTCGACCGCGTCGAACTGGGCGTGCTGGACGGCTCCGAAGACCCCGAGGAGTGGATCGCCGCCATCCAGGACGGCGCCGTCCTCGTGCTCGACGTGGAGGGCGACCTCAACGAACTCGCCGCCGGCTTCGCCCGCGACGTGCGCGAACTCGGCGGCGAACTGATGCACTTCCGGGGCTTCCTCGTGGTCTCGCCGCCCGACGTGGAGATAGATACGGACCGGCTGTAG